The nucleotide window CTCCAGTCCAACCAGGTctccccttctatcttagtatgaccccCAGTCCCACCAGGTTTCCCCTTCTATCTTATTATGACCACTAGTCCCAGTAGgtccccccttctatcttagtttGACCTCCAGTCCTACCAGGTCCTCCCTTCTATCTTTTTATGacctccagtcccaccaggtccccccttctatcttagtatgacctccagttccaccaggtccccccttctatcttagtatgacctccAGTTCCACCAGGTCcacccttctatcttagtatgacctccagtcccaccaggtctcCCCTTCTATCTTAATATGACCCCCAGTCCCACCGGGACTCCCCTTCTATCTTATTATGACCACCAGTCCCACCAAgtccccccttctatcttagtatagtctccagtcccaccaggtctcCACTTCTATCTTATTATGACCActagtcccaccaggtccccccttCTATCCTAATATGACCCCCAGTCCCACCACATCTCCCCTTATATCTTATTATGAccaccagtcccaccaggtccccccttCTATCTTAATATGACCCCTAGTCCCACTAGGTCCCCCCTTTTATCTTATTATGACCCCCAGTCCCACCAGGTATCCTTTTCTATCTTAATATGAcccccagtcccaccaggtcccccatCTATCTTATTATGGcccccagtcccaccaggtcccccttctATCTTAAAATGACCTCCAATCCCACCAAGTCTCCCTTTCTATCTTTGTTTGACtcccagtcccaccaggtccccccttTTATCTTAGTATGTcctccagtcccaccaggtccctcTCCTATCTTAGTATGATCACTAGTCCCACCATGTCCTCATCTTCATCTCAGCATTCTAGGGTTATATAAGGTAGACACACTTCCACCCTTAGACCCTCTGGTAAATGTTCTCCCTAGTTTTTTCTACTAGAGTTCCTCCATGGGAACATACAGTTCATAGCACCCTCTAGCCATACCTTCTCCAATCTATTAGTCTCAGTTCCTTTACACTGGATCATAGACGGCACCATATATGTGCCCTGAAATATATGATTCTTTATCAGTGAATAGTTTTTAATGTATTCCTGCTTGCAAGACGGACAGAGGGAAATGCTACTGTGACAAGGATGAGACAGGTCAAGGTATAGTGTTATATGACGTGTTATAAACTTGTGGGAGCTTAGGAAAAGAAAATCTATGACCATAAAATGTTATGTCTCAGCACagacatgcaaatgttttttcttgtttgatAAAGCCATGCAAAATATGTTCATTGTGTAGAGATAAACTGCCTACAATTCCTGCATTATGTCCCTGCGCAGGCCGTACTGTGCACACTTCTTGGCCAGAAGTCTGAGCATCTCTCATCTATGGGCTTGTTGGACATCCCCAACATCTTGTTCTGGTGCCCCCAGATCTTAGTAGTCTCtcatacaaagcattggtcagacctcacctggaatatgcagtccagttttggtcaccagttcacaaaaaggacattgtggaattggagagagtgcagagaaggacaactaaactaataaaaggaatggaggagctcagctatgaggagagattagctgaactgaatctattctctcttgagaagagacgtataaggggggatatgatcatcctgtataaatatataaacgctccatatagagaactctcttccccattattcactgtaagatcattacaaagcacaagagggcgctctttgcctctggaggaaaagaagtttaagctccggataaggaagggattcttcactgtaaggtctgtgaaaatgtggaatcggctccctcaggaagtagtttcagtaactactatagattgctttaaaagaaagctgaatgatttctagaagcacagaatataacgagggattaaggatttaaagtgaAGATAATAGAGAcagctgatccagggaacatccgattgcctcatggaatcaggaaggaatttttcatcctgacttactatgtaattatgtaaaaagtTCATAGCTGGGAGCGTCCTCTCCATAAACACCTTACACTAAAGACTTCCTCTTTCACATCTCATAACGTTCTATGTGTGGTCTATGGCTTCCTGGCTGTCATTAGACATCATAGGCAGAGACAATAAGCTGACATTCATCCCTGACGTTTATAATGGATTGTGATGAACGATTATGATGAACTATTACTTCTTCAAAGACTTGAGTCATCATTTTATTCATCCTCCTAAAAACAAAGATTCAcactaataaatatacatttatgctAATACATCATGACACCATTCACCAGTGAGGAATCTAACCAGAGACAGGTATAGCAGGTCTGCAAGCACCTGACctgctccttgtgctgcttcctaGTCGCTCTGCTTGAGTAATACTGTACAGGAATTGCAGGAGATACATCACTGCTTGAATGAAAGAATTGCATTGAAATTAGTGAATACAGATCTGCATTCATGTGTATCttctatctgcttggagttcggCTCCTTCCTTCTTCATCACAGAAGCTGTATCTATAATTGCATTGGTACATTCCCCGTGGTCTATAGATGGATAGAGCTGCATTATAAACCAAGCTAATAAAAGCGGAATTAATCACAAGCGGTACATCTCCTCGAAAATACATACAGGTCGGGATCTCATTGGGACATTTCTGGTTTTGGTTTTTAGGATTTCCTATTCCTGTGTTTTCACACATATGTATAAAACTATAAGCGTCACCAATATCCCCAACTATTAGAcataaaatgtgacttttatcaTAAAATCATTTACCCAGGGTTATTCAGCTGGACAGCAACAACATTGACctctgtggtatctggcaccaagacgTTGGCAACAGATCCTATAAGCCCCCCTCccctgcctgccttcttcccataatgccccctgctgcctccattgcctgccttcttcccataatgcaccctgctgcctccactgaTCTGCCTTATTCCCAAAATGCACCCTGCTGTCTCCactggcctgccttcttcccataatgcaccctgctgcctcccctgccctgccttctacccataatgcaccctgctgcctccactggCCTGCTTTCTACCCATattgcaccctgctgcctccactgNNNNNNNNNNNNNNNNNNNNNNNNNNNNNNNNNNNNNNNNNNNNNNNNNNNNNNNNNNNNNNNNNNNNNctgccttcttcccataatgcaccctgttGCCTCCACTgatctgccttcttcccataatgcaccctgttGCCTCCACTGATCTGCCTTCTTCTTCACATAAAGCACCGTGCTGTCCCCCGGCCTGCCTACTTCCCACAATGCACCCTGGTGCCccccccagcctgccttcttcccataatctCTTCCCCAGGCAGACAACACACACATGCACCTGTCCATCTACACAAAATGTGGTTTATCAGTCCAGGCCTCTTGTATTGCCCCATGGTTGAGTTCTGATGCTCACATGCCCTTTGTAGGTGCTTTTGTTGGTGGACAGGGATAGGTATGGGCACTGTGACTGATCTACAGCACCATAGACCCATATATAGCAAACCATTCTGTCATGGCTGGCGTTATGTTTTTCAGTAATTTGTACAACAAAAGGTCTTCAAAGGGACCAGATGGGCTAGCCTTGCCATGTGCATCTGTGGGCCTTAGTCTTTTATGACCCGTCACCAGCTGTCCTTCCTTGGTTCAATTTTGGCAGGTACCCCAAGACCTTTCTGGTTTAGAGATGCTCTGACCCATCTTCCAGCCATAGCAATTTGGTCACTCAGATCCAAACACGTTTCCTGCTAGAAGTGGGAGGATAACAATGGTGCCCAGTTGTGGTTAACATTAGTGCCCAGCCATGGGTGGTGAAAAACCATAGTGCCTAGAATGGAGAGGGAAGAGAAAGATGATGCCCATTTGAGGTTAACATTACTGCCCATTCAGGGTAGTAGAGATGAAAAGTGCCCAGCTAGAAGTGGTGAAGAACAATGGTTCCCAGCTTGAGTCAACTTTGGCACCCAGTCAGGGGGTAGTAAGGAACAATAGTACCCAGTAAGGAATTGGAAGAGAACAATAATGCCCTTTTGGCGTTAACATTGGTGCCCAGTCGGGGGTGGTAGAGAAGAATAGTGCCCAGGAGGGAGTGGGAGGAGAACAATGGTGCCCAGTAAGGGTTAGCATTGATGCCCAGCTAGtggtggtagagaaaaaaattgtCCATTAGGAGGTGGAAAGAGAACAAAGATGAGGTTATCAGTGTCCAGCCAGGTGTTAAGTAGAACAATACAATTAGTGGCAGCAGAAAACATCTCACCCTGTAGTCTGTGCCTGTAGTTTTTGCCCGTAGTTTGTGCCATGTGCTCTTGCTGCTGGGGCTATACAGTTTGTTGGCTTTGAGATCTCTGTTCTGCACAAAGTCTGCATATAGTAGGAGGTGGAATGCAGAAACAAACCCTCCATCACTTGGTTTGTATTATACATGGGGCATTCCGGCTGTATCTGAGACCCTTGGGGGGTATGTAGGATCTCCATAATAGGTAATCAGAGTTTTCATTGTGGTGGGATACCAAAggtaaaatttagaaaatgtgGATTCAGTGACAATTCTAATATCTGTGTTCTGTTGATTTTCTCTTTCTCTGCTTTAACCATTCTAAACATTGGCATTGGATGGGACCAGTCCTGGGATATGGGGGTGTACTATAGTTGGGTGCCATCTTTCTTGCCCTCTTCCTTGGTTTATTGCAAGGTGCGGCATTACCGCGTAATGATTAACGAAGGGATTTTTACGggatattaataaaatgttctcaTGGCACAGTAACAGTAAGTTATCTGTTTATTACAACCTAGGGAACGTTTTATTAGCTGAACATCTGCCAATCTATTCTGATCGCTGAACCCTTTGAATGACTCAGAATAAGACAAAATACTGTATGTGATATTGACTTGCAAGCTCTACCAAACTAAAGATTTTCTAAAAACACCAAAATTTATTAGGTCAGGTAATGTTCCTAAGATTCTTGCCAATGAAAGCCAAATCAGAGTCACTTTTTGAAGAACATGACCAAAAATTATGCTTTGACCCACATTGGGGAGCATTATAAGCCAATCGGAATGGGCTGTAGTTGGAACCATTTGGAATGGGCTGTAGTTGGAACAAATCAGAATGGGCTGTAATTGGAGCCCTGCTGTATTTATTGGAAGGGCAATGAATTGTAGGCCATTTTAGAGTTCTGAATATGTGAAGGGGGGCCTTTAGAATAGATGCGATCCACTTTTACCCCACCATGGTACTGGGAACTTGGGTCAATCCACAACCAGAATTATATGGACCTTCTTCCTAATGATTGGGGTATTTCCAGTGAAAAGTCCTGGTGATACAATGGTGAGTCATTTGTTCCCCACCCAACTTTGCACCCTTTGCATTGCTTCTTGGCCTTTTGGcaaagatcaagtgtagtacctaatccttccagtgctCAGGGTGGAACGAcgttcctggcaagaatgcagtgcactagtacctctgttaaggacggactacttgatggtgtagctctgtaaggggaaACCCTATGCTAATTCCTCCGGTCGGCATCCACCGGAGAGgcgcatggggcctgccctgaaaAAGAGCTCCCAGATAGTGGACTGTCCCACTGGTTGGAGCGGGGAAACCTTGGTCTGGCTTTTAGGTCTTTAGAGCTGCCAGAATCTGGCTTAGTTTTGTCCCCCTTATTTTTCtgttgtcactggtgtggtatttgtgtacCACTTTtggatggagggtgctattcccctTACGGGCTAGCCCAGACGTCTTGGGGAGTATCTTGGTTTAACAGccaggtactctcccttactgggagcgtctcttcgggagagctcccagcctagtatctgttgggactgcttatgcagtcccatagagaaaaggaccCCGTCTGGTTTCGGCCAGAGGGGCTAGTAGGTCCATTTCAGCTTTGGCTGGATGGactcagtacccagccctcgtcagGAGCCTCGCTTCAGGGGGTCTGGGAAAATTGGGTGGCCCTTTcgaggagggatcacaatagtaccccagtggatgtttttttggtggtgtttttgcacatacacttttttatcgagcacagggtttttgtttagttgaaTCACGTTACGTGAggttctataaaaagaaaaaaaaaaaaaaaagaaaaacgctGCACCCTCATAATGTATGTTTTAGCATTTATATTCCCCCCTACACATGAATAGCCCCACAAAATTTTAGCCAAGAAACCTCCACCCAACCCCCTACATGATACCCCCACAATTACTGGGTTTGTGCTTTACATAGAGCTAACCGTTACCCTACATGATTGGCTATCACAAATTTGAGGGCCCCCAATCCCAAAAAATATCAGTGTTTGCCTAGAGCTAAGGACATTTCCATACTCCCAcataagccccccccccaaaaaaaaaaaaaaccctgagactggagggcagatttaataaaggggaggccaGAGGGCAGTTTGAATGAGGGGGAAGCTGGGGAGCAGATTTAACAAGCTTCTGTTATACTAAAAGACAAAGAACTGACAATGATCCACACCATTGTTCATAGAAAAATATCCTCTTTATTAGACGTCAGAACAGTTGAAAACAATATATTAGTTTTAATACATTGTGCACTTCTTCCCATAAACTGTCCCATTGCAAGTTAAAAGAGCATTAAAATACACAGAGGTCCTCTGTATATCTTATTGCCCATAGCTATGAATGCTAAACATTGAggacaaatatgtaaaattgaatataacatttgtaatattttaagatTTTCCAGGGCCACATGCAGAGGAATCTGATTGTCCTGCAAAGAACCCTGACctggaatggtgagccagatcttctcatccaacatcagtacctgacctcaccaatagggggcaaatccctaACATCAGTACCTgtcctcaccaatgggggcaaattcccaccatcagtacctgacatcACCAATAGGGAGCAAATTCCCACCAGCAGTACCTGACATCACCAATAGGGAGCAAATTCCcaccatcaatacctgacctcactaatagGGAGCAAATCTCTAACATCTGTACCTGACCTCTCATCCACCTGAATACCAACGCTGAAAATTTGTATGCACCCCTATCTGCCCCAGCAATTGTCTATTGCAGTTAAGAATTAGTGGCTTCACTGTTCCTGACTGTCTGGGTAAACTGGCTCATAGGCACCATTTGCAAAGGCTAAAATATTCaacctacaaattaaaaaaatctaaaaataataaaagtgtattaaGTGCTGCAATTGTAACAaggctatctatctatctagctattcTAATCAAACAGTCTACTACAATTCCACAAAAgtagccaacacatttcagggtcAGATTCCCTCTTTATCAGGGCTTGTAGTGTTTGATGTTCAGACTTGGCAGTTGGGAAGAAACTAAACGTTTGTATGATTGGCACATTTCTCGGCAGGCTAAAACAACAATCtgccaattattattacacagtatttatatagtgccaacatattgcacagcgctgtagaaagcccatagtcatgtcagtagctgccctcaaaggagctcacaatgtaatgtcccccatagtcatatgtctttcataccatctaaggtcaattttaggggggaaccatttaacctaaccgcatgtttttgggatgtgggaagaaacccacacaaactccatgcagatagtgacctggctgagattccaacctgggacccagcgctgcaaaggccagagtgctaactaatGCTACCAATAGGTGGTTATATTCCAAATGCCCTGAAGAGAACATCCAAATCTCTATGGCTCCTTTTTTATTGGACAGTTAGAATACTTTGGAAGTCCCACTCATATTGCAGTGACTAAGGTTCCTCCTCCTGAATAAAAAGTGATGAAAGACTTTCATACAGCTCCCCAATGCCCATGATATTATACAAGTCATTACAATAAAATTCAAGCTGTGTTTGGCAAACCCTTCAAAATACCATACAAATTGGGGAAGGATCGTACAAGACCATGAGGAAGCTACATGGGGTAGGGCCCAAAACGGAGTCCAAGCACTCGCATGACCTTCAATAAATTCCCAACACTCCGCCATATAAGAGGGAAGTAATAACTTACTAAGCAATGGCGACTTCCACCCCTTAGCACCATCACAACTTCAtaaatatgtttctattttttctaaaGACACAATATCATAAATAGATGAATTACTTTTCGAAGTGTTCTGAACATATAATTAAAGCAATGTGATCGCCGTCCAATATGGATGGGGATAGTGCCAAGTTCTCATAAATTTGTGTCCCAGTTCTAGATGTCATCGTTAGTTCCCATAAATGATAGTTAATGGTCCAATAAACAAATTCATCATTTATCCTCTAACACGTTTATCTCCTGTATAGAGGACGGCGTGTTTTCTTGTCGGTTGTTTGTCTGTCCTTCTGTTGGTTGGGTGTGAGTGACCATCCGGCATTTGCTGTTCTGTACCTCTTGCCATATCTTCACCATTTGCTCGGAATTAATGCCATGGACTACCAGCGCTTCCTTGTATTTACACACGTCGTACTTTAATCCTTGCACATAGAAGCGACTGTCGGCTCGGTAAGTCAGATTGGCTGCCAGGGCGAGAAACCCAAAATAGACATCGTCCAATGGGAAAACCGGAAGGAGCTGGGAGGCCATGTACAAGTTATGTACTGAGGCTCCAGGAAACAGAAAACCTCCTCCAGATACAAAGCCCGGGTAGTAATCATGCGGGTACAGATTCCTGGAAATGCAGTATTTACCTCTGCGCATGACGGGGGGCCTATGCTGGTGAAAACCGTGAATTGTGTCAGGGGATcccttttctgtaatgtaatgcACAATCACATCTGGATTCACAAACTCATCATCATCAGCTGTGGGGAGNNNNNNNNNNNNNNNNNNNNNNNNNNNNNNNNNNNNNNNNNNNNNNNNNNNNNNNNNNNNNNNNNNNNNNNNNNNNNNNNNNNNNNNNNNNNNNNNNNNNNNNNNNNNNNNNNNNNNNNNNNNNNNNNNNNNNNNNNNNNNNNNNNNNNNNNNNNNNNNNNNNNNNNNNNNNNNNNNNNNNNNNNNNNNNNNNNNNNNNNNNNNNNNNNNNNNNNNNNNNNNNNNNNNNNNNNNNNNNNNNNNNNNNNNNNNNNNNNNNNNNNNNNNNNNNNNNNNNNNNNNNNNNNNNNNNNNNNNNNNNNNNNNNNNNNNNNNNNNNNNNNNNNNNNNNNNNNNNNNNNNNNNNNNNNNNNNNNNNNNNNNNNNNNNNNNNNNNNNNNNNNNNNNNNNNNNNNNNNNNNNNNNNNNNNNNNNNNNNNNNNNNNNNNNNNNNNNNNNNNNNNNNNNNNNNNNNNNNNNNNNNNNNNNNNNNNNNNNNNNNNNNNNNNNNNNNNNNNNNNNNNNNNNNNNNNNNNNNNNNNNNNNNNNNNNNNNNNNNNNNNNNNNNNNNNNNNNNNNNNNNNNNNNNNNNNNNNNNNNNNNNNNNNNNNNNNNNNNNNNNNNNNNNNNNNNNNNNNNNNNNNNNNNNNNNNNNNNNNNNNNNNNNNGGGGGggaccagctgcatgactcttaTGATCTTTAAGGGGTTGGTATTTTTGCTGCCACTGTATAGGGTCATTCTTGCCTCTGCCCATtaatgtaagaggcttttttcccccactgaccCACTATTGGGTTTTAGCAGGGGTCCCCCAAGacctaaacataattttataGGGTTTCTCATtggtaaaatggttgagaaagtcTGATCTAACCACATTTTCCTCTTCACTTACATCCCATCCAGAGCCCATCAGGGCCCAAGAAAAACAGCTGGTCATTATggtgcacctgtgcccagactatagaGGGTAATAATTTACACATGCCTAAAATAAAGCCATCACTAACCTCTCTAGCTGCTGGCACCCTGCActaatttattttatgctttctgAACTTTGAAGATTAATTTACCCACTATGCCTATATATACAGAGGTAAATCTTCTTAAAGTGCTTTAAATACCCttacctttaaaaatgtaatgcacttGTGGTGAATTCAGATAGAGCCACTCCAGGAAGCATCGCTCCTTCGAGGACAGGTTGTAATGTCCTTCCATCATGTCCCATTGTAAGATGTCCCCATACACTTGGCTCTCCAGCTTGACAATGTCCATATGACCTTTCACATTTGTCTTTCCAAGCAGGAATACCGGTTTAATTTTGTATCCCATTATTTCCCTTTTTCTTGCCCATGTCTCTCGTAGTGCGGCCCTTCTTGCTCCACCGCCGGGGTTGGATTTCACCGCCAGGATCAGCAGTTTTTGGTTGGATGCTCCTTGTTCCTCTGGGTGTGGCTCCCTGATACGGGTGCAATTGTAACTCTGCAGGTGGGGGAACTCCGCCTCAAAACTAGATAAGTTCAGATGATAATTGTAGGTGCCGTCATTTAGGGTGACTGACTGCCGCATAATGGGCAGCGAAGTTCGGACTTGGGCCTGGGTGGGTGCAAGGCGCACTGCTCGGATGATGCTGTTGGTGTTCACAAACCATTTTGCCACCAGAAACATTGTGGTGGAGAACAAGAAGGTGATGAGGATTCCTTTCCGCCTCATTGTGTCTTGGATTGAAACAGGAAAAGTATTATtacaaatttgatatttttatttagctcgtccttttttttttacattttacaactttTAGTTTAAGGCGGAAGTAAagccaaaactaacccaaaacaataatatcacacttaccttcaatcagtCTATCCATGGGGATttctcttctatcgggtc belongs to Pyxicephalus adspersus chromosome 2, UCB_Pads_2.0, whole genome shotgun sequence and includes:
- the LOC140322690 gene encoding beta-1,3-galactosyltransferase 5-like codes for the protein MRRKGILITFLFSTTMFLVAKWFVNTNSIIRAVRLAPTQAQVRTSLPIMRQSVTLNDGTYNYHLNLSSFEAEFPHLQSYNCTRIREPHPEEQGASNQKLLILAVKSNPGGGARRAALRETWARKREIMGYKIKPVFLLGKTNVKGHMDIVKLESQVYGDILQWDMMEGHYNLSSKERCFLEWLYLNSPQVHYIFKADDDEFVNPDVIVHYITEKGSPDTIHGFHQHRPPVMRRGKYCISRNLYPHDYYPGFVSGGGFLFPGASVHNLYMASQLLPVFPLDDVYFGFLALAANLTYRADSRFYVQGLKYDVCKYKEALVVHGINSEQMVKIWQEVQNSKCRMVTHTQPTEGQTNNRQENTPSSIQEINVLEDK